The sequence AGCCAACTAACGGCGGAGCGCGCATCGACCACGGCCTGCCGCAGCGATTGCAGCGTGCGGCCGACGTTCGGGGCGACGAGGTAATCGGCACGCTCGCACTCGGGCGGATTGCGGTTCTCGTGATACGGCATCGTCATCCGCAGGGCCGAGATGCCGACGCGGTTAAAGATCTTGGCGAGGTCAAAATACGTGCCGGTCTTTGCGTTCCAGTGCGGCAGGATGAGGACGGCGGTCTTGTTGCCTCTTGGGTTTGGAAAATAGTGCGCATAGACAGTGTTGTTCTCGGGTGAGGGCGTCTCGATGCCGCTGGTCCAGGTTACTTGTTCGCCGGAATTTGAAATTTGAGATTTAAAATTTGAAATTTCAGGAAGAAAGAAGAACTCGTCGCTGTTCACGACCGATTGCCTCGAATACTCGCTAAATACCTCTTTCGGCTCGTCGCCACTCGCGTGTTCGCCGATAAATTCCGTACCCCAGCCGAACGGGTGCACTACGCGATTGTCATCGCGCATCGCGTGGTCGCGTTCGAGGTTGTGCATGTATCTTTGCAGCATTCAGCAATCAGCGGTCAGCATCAGCGAGAGCATCTACCGACTGGTGACGGCTGACAGCTGAGCGCTATTCACGACCTTTTCGTAGTAGGCGATGTATTGCGGGATGATCTTTGAGGTGGAATATCGCTGGACGGCGAGGTCGCGGCCGTGGGCGCCGAAGCTGCGGCGTAATTCCTCGTCATTTAGCAATTTGAGCGTGTCGGCGGACATTTTTTCTACGTCGCCGACGTTGCTGAGATAACCGCTTTCGCCGTCGGCCACGACCTCGGGAATGCCGCCGATGCGGGTCGCCACGACCGGTGCTTCGCAGGCCTGGGCTTCGAGGGCGGCAAGGCCGAAGGATTCTAGTTCGGACGGCAGCAGAAATACGTCCGCGATGCCCATATAGTCCGCAATGTTTGCCTGTTTACCGACGTAAACCACATTGCCGTTCATGCCAAGCTGCTCGCCCCGATACCGAACGGCCGACAACTCTGGGCCGTCGCCGACCATTATCAACCGGGCGTTGACGCCGTTCCCACGAACAATTGCGAGGATCTCGACGCAATCGACGGGGCGCTTGACGGCACGAAAGTTTGAGACGTGTACGAGCAGGCGTTCACCGTTGGGTGCCAGTTCATTCCTCAGCGGCGAATCATCCAGCCGCTTGTAATGGTTCTGGCAGATAAAATTCGGTATCACCTCGATGTCGTCAAAATCGAATGTCTCGATCGTCGCCTGCTTGAGAAACTTCGAGACGGCCGTCACGCCGTCAGATTGCTGCAGGCCGTAGCGAGTGATCGGCAGATACGACCTGTCAGCGCCGACCAGCGTGATGTCAGTGCCGTGCAGCGTTGTAATGACGGGCACATAGCGTTTCTCCTTGATCGATTCGCGGGCGAGTATCGCTGAGATCGAATGCGGTATCGCGTAGTGAACGTGCAGCAGATCGAGCTTTTCGGCGCGGGCGACGGTTGCCATTTTGGTCGCGAGAGCAAGGTCGTACGGCTGGTGCTCAAAGAGCGGATACGACATCATCTCGACCTCGTGAAAGTGAATTCGCTCATGCGGTTCGCTTAGCCGCATCGGCATCACCGACGAGATGAAATGCACGTTATGCCCGCGATCGGCCAGATCACGACCCAACTCAGAGCCCACAATGCCGCTCCCGCCGTAAGTCGGATAGACCGTGATGCCGATATTCATAGCGCAAATCGTAACAGATATTGTTACAAAAGAAAAGCAGGGCGGTGAACCGCCCCGCAAGTGTTTTTTCGGAAACCAATCTATGGAAGATATGCGGCCGGGACCGGCATATCGCCCGCCGTGCCGAACTGCGAGGACGAAACGCCGCCGTCGCCGCTTCTGACGGTCCACCATGTGCCGTTGCGAAAGACTGAAATGTCGGTACGCCCGTCATTGTCGTAATCCGCGGGTGTCGGCCGGTCGCCGGCAATGCCCCATTGCTCGATGCGGGCGGCGCCGTTCGTGGTCTTCAGGATGTACCACGTTCCGTTGCGGAACACAGCGAGATCGGCCCTGCTGTCGCCGTCGTAATCGCCGGGCACGGGAACGTCGCCCGCGACGCCGAACTGCAGGATGCGAAGCCCGACGGTCGAGAGGAGTTGATACCATGTTCCGTTGCGAAACACCGTGATGTCCGACTTGCCGTCGGCATCGAAATCGCCGAGCAGCGGTGCGTCGCCATTTGCGCCGAACTGGTTTTGGGTGAACTGTCCGTCGCGACTGCGGATCGCATACCATGTGCCATTCGATGGCCGGAACACGGCTATGTCGGCGCGGCCGTCGCCG is a genomic window of Chloracidobacterium sp. containing:
- a CDS encoding abhydrolase domain-containing 18: MLQRYMHNLERDHAMRDDNRVVHPFGWGTEFIGEHASGDEPKEVFSEYSRQSVVNSDEFFFLPEISNFKSQISNSGEQVTWTSGIETPSPENNTVYAHYFPNPRGNKTAVLILPHWNAKTGTYFDLAKIFNRVGISALRMTMPYHENRNPPECERADYLVAPNVGRTLQSLRQAVVDARSAVSWLKQQGYEKIGVLGTSIGSCVGFFVFVHDMRIDAGVFNHVSGYPADVVWHGITTYHVKEGLEGNLTLDELREYWLPISPMSYIEKLAAQTPRPQRYIYGLYDLSFPVNLSRDIMAELRRHNINHSEVRIPCGHYTLGEKPFVWYDGWKIVSFLRKHLK
- the bshA gene encoding N-acetyl-alpha-D-glucosaminyl L-malate synthase BshA, which codes for MNIGITVYPTYGGSGIVGSELGRDLADRGHNVHFISSVMPMRLSEPHERIHFHEVEMMSYPLFEHQPYDLALATKMATVARAEKLDLLHVHYAIPHSISAILARESIKEKRYVPVITTLHGTDITLVGADRSYLPITRYGLQQSDGVTAVSKFLKQATIETFDFDDIEVIPNFICQNHYKRLDDSPLRNELAPNGERLLVHVSNFRAVKRPVDCVEILAIVRGNGVNARLIMVGDGPELSAVRYRGEQLGMNGNVVYVGKQANIADYMGIADVFLLPSELESFGLAALEAQACEAPVVATRIGGIPEVVADGESGYLSNVGDVEKMSADTLKLLNDEELRRSFGAHGRDLAVQRYSTSKIIPQYIAYYEKVVNSAQLSAVTSR